The Lolium rigidum isolate FL_2022 chromosome 2, APGP_CSIRO_Lrig_0.1, whole genome shotgun sequence genomic interval AAGAAAACTAAATTATACTGGAAAATTGAAAAAGATATCCTGGATGTACATTTGGACACTCTATGTTCACTCACAAAAGTTTGTGGAAAAAAGACATTTTGTGTGGGCTACGTAAAAAACATAAAAACATGTCACGTGAAAAGCTATTTTCAATGACCAAAAATTGTCTTTTTTTGCATAGCTCATAAAAAATATCATTTCTTTGCGAAACTTAGTGTGTGAGCATTTTGAAATGTATATTTTAGACAAagggtgcatctacacctatgagtcAAAGAGGATTTCCCTATCAagtagtactacctccgtttcaaggaataagacgtACACGTATTCAAAGATgaactttgatcataaaaattaagcaacaaaattttaattatattatttgtacttagtatcgttggattcgtattgaaaagcactttttaatgatattaatttcatacaaacaattttttatctatttgaagtaatattTGGTCAAAAAAAGCACgcatattccttgaaacggaggtagtatgtacTATATTATAGAacagaaattcaatttggctcccgggtgcatatgctccctctactagaaaattatatttttaaatatcgaaacattttgacaaaaaattctacatgtacatctcccacaatatatgtgcgttcgtcaagtttcgcaacgaaccaatattttttgtggtctatgtaaaaaagagaaaaaaaaattgaaagcCTTATgtttagcattgaattttgtcttttttacacaggccacACGACAAGTCAATTTTTCATGCAATgaatttgtaagagcgtagcacgtgaagatgtacgtggtaatttttagtttcaatttaaaaaaaatcaaaatatgtaTAGCATGCATtcaaaaataaagggagcatatgctcccatgtgccaaaacaccactctcaTTATAGAGATATTATTAAGTATGTACTATGTTATTGAGATATTGTTGCTCATTTCTTTTGATCAAAGTTCATCTTTAAAAGCATGTGTGTCTTATTCATTGGAACATAGGTACATCTTTCTCCTCCCCTCATCCCATAAAGAGTTTACATCCATCATTTTTGGAATGCAAACTTTATTAAGTTTCTCTTCACACTACAAAGAAAAACACTATTATGCCATTAAATCAGCATCCGTAGATTCATAATGAAATAGACCATATAACTATTTGCTACTCCATCTCCCACTTAATATGGGTCGGATGGAGTATTCGATTTCATAAATATTAATACTTCCTCCGATtcgtattaattgactcaactttgtttAGACCTAGTTGTATGGGGTCAACAAAAACGTCTAAATACATCCGTATTTACCCAAagatgagtcaattaatttgaaccAAAAGAAGTATTTTTTTTATATGTAACTGAGTCACTTTTCAACAAAGCTCGAAGTACAATCTTtggggaacggagggagtagataagagagaggggagaggcgtTGCAACATGAAGGTACTTTGTCAACCGCCTGGTTAATTACCCTTGCCTCTCTGCCTGAGGAAGGCTGCTTCTGCACCGGCCAGCCGGCCCGGCATCATCTGAGACAGATAATGACTCGGTCCACATGCAGACACGGTGGTCTATATACACGTCTACACTaagctcaaaaaaaaaatatacacgTCTACACAAAGCTCGACCTACTAGAAACTCGAGCCGCAACTGGTCTGTACGTAGACAGAGGAACATGGACGTGGTCCGAGGCTAATCCGCAACAAGGCTTATGTTATTCAGAACAATTCAAAAGCATCCTCTATCGAGCAGCACATCTGACCGTAATAGAGAGGTTTAAGCTGTTCCTTATTTTTGCAATGGAAGAAAGGGCTCAGTTACTTCAGTATGCAAACCTTAGTCTCTTCAGTATGCAAATCTTAGCTGTTAACCGCTAAGCATTACTGAACATAACAGAATCAAAACATATACTGTGAGAAGAAGCACATCCAGACACAAAGATGCCAGCAAACGTCGTCAGACAGGCAAGCTTGCTTCAACGAGCTTGGTTGGAAATCATTAAGCAAATGTACCGCAAGCTAAGTACAAATCAACCGAACTAAGTCACTATGTCCTCATCATTCTTCACCGTGTCAGACATTAgataatactacctccatttcaaggaataaggcgtcctcgttttacgtgttttttatttgaccaagaattacttcaaatatataaagattttttgagtgaaattagcatcattagaaagtacttttcaatacgaatccaacggtgctaattacatataatataatcaagattttgttgttcaatttttatggtcaaagttcgtcttggaatacgcgtgcgccttattccttgaaacggaggtagtacaggGAAGTTGCCAAGATTAAATGATTAACTCCTACAAGTGCAATTTCCAGTTGACCAGCAGACGCTATTCAGATGGTTGACCTGGCTCCACGTGAAGTTATTCAGAACGGAAGAGCCCAGAGCAAACAAGTCCATTCCTACACCTCAGCAACTGGAGAAAAATACTAGATACCTGTGTAGCAACGATGTCATTAGTCCAACCAATTTGACTGTTCAATCATGCAAAAATCATTGAAGTTATACAATTGAACAAAAAATTATGATTCAGACAGTAAACAATAGCGTGACCATTGGGGAAACTGCACTAAAATATACAATGTTGAATCAAGTTCAGCATTATTGGGAAAACCCAacaatagaagaaaaaaaaatgtgaTCGGAAATTTAGTCTAGTGGCACAATTCCAACTTTTACTGTACACATTCTCTAGTATCTTGCCATCAGGCCTCCGCAGATGCTAAGAGACAGTGGTTCAAATAACCCCACGTAGAGGTAAAATGCTGATCCACATCTAGCTTACAAAATCATTAGAAGTATTATTTACTATCATAGACATGTGAGAGGTTCATGGAGTAGAAAATAAAAACTTCAGGTTTCTAGCTCATATCCATATTTCTATAAATATACGAGGTAGCTAGTCACTCAAAATCGAATTTAATCAAACTCAACCTCAAAAAGGGATCATATATACATCATCTTATTAACTAAAACTTCCTTAGTTCCTTCACTACAAAATAGATGCCATTTTTTAAAACTGCATTGGTTCTAATGATAATATGTTAGTGCAAATAAAAGGTTCTAATTCGTGATTAGCACAGTTTTTATGATGAATCTAGTCTTGTCACTTCGATCATGTCTTCAGTATCATGTATTAAACATTTATGGTGGACAAATTGAGAAAATTAGACTGCACACAAAGCATACATGTAGCTTAGAGTaaacaaaattatactagcgactAATGGCCAATTACAGATACAGGCTAGACAAACTATTCTCAATTAAGTATATGAAAAATTAGTATTGGCTAATTGGAAGAGAGAGTTATCTAGAGTAATTCTCAAGCTTGTTTCCTGCAATATCTAATacaagtaaaataaaacatgCTCATACTAATAAGCCTAGCAACATAGGTGATCATGACTAGCCAAATTTAATGAATACAGCCTGAAAATGCAAATGAACTAAATATGTTTTTGGAACAAATTGACTTGGCACTCACATCAGGACTTCCCTAAAAGTGATAATATGAAGTTATGAACAACTGTTTTCTATATATTAAACCAAGTCATTGTTCCAGATTTAGGATTATTAGCAAGATCACAAGAAGTAGAATACTAAAAACTAGCGTTAAGCTTCCCAAATGTACATGTTGAACTATATATTTAACATTTTAATTGGTCCAGGCTAATTTTCCATGTAAGTTGTCTCCACCTTTTATGTATCACATGTTGAGAAGAAAAAAGCACTGCTGCACTAAACTGATAAAGAGAGTTCGACTACCTAACTTGAACCATCTTGTCCGAtggtaatgataatgataataataataataataataataataataataataataataataataataataataatgtgaGAATATTAAAAACAACTTCAGTACATATTTCTTGGCAAACGAGGTACCCCCATCCCTGCTTCAATCACAAAAGCCACAATACAGTGGGATGATGACAGCCAATAAACTGGATATAGAGGCAGAAATTGCAACACAAATTAAACTAGATACcggtaaaacaaaaaaaattccagaTCATAACCATTGTATAAAACTCCACTACATAGTAACAGGACAGAATTCAGAATTCTACAGAACAGCATGCTGAGCAGCAAAAGAAGTAATTACTACGGTCATACTTGAAATTATTAGCTTAACAGACAAGAATGTGAACGGCATTCTGTAAAATAAATCTGATTTTTTACTATTTGCAGTGTAAAGGTATGCTGTTACCTGCAGCGTAGACAGTTTCAAATGGATGATAGAAAAACGCCGCTCTGGATTCGGAACATTTCTTGAACTGCAAAGACTCAAGCTGGACCATGAATAGGCCCATATCTGTAGAGAGGAACACCACATTATTGCACTCAGCTAAACCTGCAATCGCTGGGAACTCTCTCTGCTCCTCTGAATTGAGGGAAAGTAGCTTGTCCAGTTTTACAGTTCTTCCCAACCCCCATGAAGCAACACCATGACAATCAGTATTCATCTTCCATAATTGGGCAGTAAAACCAGTCAAGAAGAGTAAGCCGAGcccaccaccctctgccggcataaCCATGAAGTTCCAAGTTTTGCAAAGGGCAATCTCCACCGGCAGATGTATCAGAGCTAGGCTCTGCCTACCCAAATCAAGCTCGAGAATTGCACGCGGAGTCCCAGCAAACATCCAGTAAACGGAATCCCCAACCAGCACAGAGGTCCTGCCCATCAATGGCATATACATGAAATCCTCGTATGGAAGGAGTGTTGATATAAGATCACTCCATACGCCGGTCTCTGACGAGTAAATGCAGGCGAACACTTGTTGTTTGTCTGAGCCTTCCAATACCACCTGGAAATGGTAGGCGTCTCCAGCACGGCGAAGCACCGTCCCCTGGATCGGGATTATGCTCGTGTCAAACCCCGGGGGAACGGCAAGCCTGTGCTGGTCGCCGGCGACCGGGTCCCACACCAGGACCTGTTTCAGCTTCTGCTGGAGCACTAGCATGAGGCCATGGCGACATCCGAGGATCTTGGAGTGGAAGTGAGCGCCCGGcaggatggagaagccgacgtccGGCGGCATGGAGAAGCGGCCGGGCGGGACGCGGTTGGGGGGCTCCATGGTAGGTTGGAAGGCGATTCCGCGAGCACCTTGACTGAAGAAGCCGAGGAGGGGAGGAGGGctccggcggtggtggcggcggaaacAGCGGACGAAGCCGGGGTCGGAGACGAGGCTGCGCCAGCGCTTGCAGACTGCGGAGGCGCGCGGGAGGGAGGACGgctccggagggaggcggaggaggatctcgaaGAGCAGGTTGTCGtattccagcggcggcggcgccgccgccaccggcaagCGAGGGCATTCGCGGAGCATGCTCATCTCGCTGTAGGACTGATCAGGGCCGGACTCAACGTTGCCAGTGAGAAACCTATGCTTGGCAAATATGGAAAGCCCACGAGGCTGAGGCCCAGCCCACAATAGCCGGCCGTCTATCCCAACTGCCGATCTGCTAGAACACCCCAACATGACTAGGACATCTAGggctcgtttggtagcctgcaggcCTCTTTATTGCATGGGCTGAGAAATAAAATGTGTCGTTTGGTTGACTGAAGTCGTCCGCATTGTTGCATGAACCGAGTTTTAAAGCACCTCCGGGACAGGTCCTGGAGGAACGGCTGAAATGGCAGTTTTTTGTGGAGCCTCGCCCGTTGTCATGAGAGAGCTACGCGTGGGAAAGAAAGACGGAaacgccgcgtcccttcgggGAAACGCGGCATAACCAGCCAAACAAACCGGCCAACTCCAATAGAAAGCATTTATCTGGCTAGGTTGTGAGCCTCAAAGCTCCGTATCTTCCCATTATGCCTTCCAGGATATCATCCACCAACGGACTGAGATCCAGTGCCTCGCTTAAGGCAAGGCACAACGCGCCTTGAGGCATAGCATCCACCGTATATTAGCATCCAACGGACAGCATCTGTTCCAAGCCAAGCAACAACAGTTAACGCTAATTTTAGTCCTTCGTTCTCACCCGCGCGCAGGGGAAACAGAGTACG includes:
- the LOC124691622 gene encoding uncharacterized protein LOC124691622: MPPDVGFSILPGAHFHSKILGCRHGLMLVLQQKLKQVLVWDPVAGDQHRLAVPPGFDTSIIPIQGTVLRRAGDAYHFQVVLEGSDKQQVFACIYSSETGVWSDLISTLLPYEDFMYMPLMGRTSVLVGDSVYWMFAGTPRAILELDLGRQSLALIHLPVEIALCKTWNFMVMPAEGGGLGLLFLTGFTAQLWKMNTDCHGVASWGLGRTVKLDKLLSLNSEEQREFPAIAGLAECNNVVFLSTDMGLFMVQLESLQFKKCSESRAAFFYHPFETVYAAGI